In Brevibacillus marinus, the genomic window TCCTCCCACCCACATCGCTTGATTCCAGCCCCGTTTCGTCTTCTCCTGGATATATTGGTCCATGTCCGCTTTCGGGACAACAAACGAAGAGACCGCCGACAAGGCATTTTCCACTTCATGGAGTGAATGCCGGATTTGTGCGGCTAAGCTCAGCAAATTACGCTGCAGCTGGCGATACGGCTGGTGATGCGCGGAGATGGCGAACAAGGCGCGATGTTCCCGTTCCCACAATGCGGGCAGATAAATCGATACGGCGTCCAATCGTCTTTTTTGCCCCTGAATCGCATAGTACAGAAAATTAATCAGTTCGCGATTCCGCAGATCTCTGTTCTGGTTTTTCGCGATGATTTCCTGAATGCCATCCTGAATGACAAACAGTTGGCCAAATAGGTAATAGCTCAGGTGATCGTTGGCGAAACGGGCATAACTCAAATACAATTGTTCAGGCGGTACGGTATGGACCAGCGGCGCTTTCGCAGACAGATACGCTTTTTTGATCAGCTCTGCCACGCGTTCCGTCGGAATCATGACATATTTTTCGGAACGATTGGTACGAATCTTGATTTCCGTAAAATCAGATTCATCCTTCCGATCGGCAACCGTGATTTCCAAAATTTCATGGTTTGGGATCAGCTCGTATTTATCCGTGGTGTAAAAGAACGTGATCCCGTTGAGATCATGCGTGAACCAGAATGGCTGCCCGGCTTGATTATATCCGAGAGAATGCTCCGCAGGCATGGTCAGCGGTAGATCCAGCTCCCCATAATCATAGCGGCCTTCCGCCGCGACCATGCAGATTTCCGAAACCCCCTGATGCACACGTTTGATGATCACTTTGTCCAAATCAACGACGACGGCGCTGTTATCGAGTGCAACGGGTTCGGTAAGCGACAAGTCTTTTCTCATCAGAAATTGCAGCGCGTTTTGCGCAGATAAAATCGAAACCTGTTCATTCTGGTAATCCTTGCCCAACCAGGTACCATTCAAAAGATACGTCCCGCTTAACAACCGGTGCTGATCGGAAAACAGTTCCTGCTCAAAAAACGCTTGGGTTTTTTTATCTTCCGCTTCGATGACGAACGGTCGATCCGCCAGCACAACGGCCGTTCTGTCTTGTTTGTTATAATACCAACGGTCGGCTTTGGAAAACGTTTTGATCACTTGTACTGCATGTTCATTCAGCAACAAGATTTTATCGCCCGATTGGGCCATGGTTAGCGGGACATGCTTGCCGCTTAAAAACAAGCTGACCGGGAAGAGCAGCGCATCGTTTCCAATCACGTCAAATACGCTCTTCCCTTTTTGACCGACGATTTCTTTTATCGTTTCTTCTTTTGGAACAAAGAGTTCTAGGCGAGACAGCACCTGTTGTTCGAGCTCAAATTGCCCGTGTATTTTCAGGGTAAAAGGATTGATTTCTTCTATTTCTTTTATTCTGCTCTTGGGCAAGGGAAACCTTTTTGGCGGATACCCCTGTTCTGATGTTAACAGGATCTCTCGCTCATTCCACTCGAGCTTTCCCACGTTCATCGTGGACGCCGTTTCCCATTTATACAAACAAAAATCCTTTTCCCAGCGAAAGCAATTCTTTGGCAGTGCATGAAATATTTGAATGAATTCGTCAAAATTGACTGAAAACGAAAACTGTAAAGAGTGATAGGGATCGGCATTTGCCAATGAAATATGATAGGGAGAAGGCGTAACTTTGAGACCTCCTACCTGTGCGTCATAGACGACAACTTGTTCCGTTCCAAAAATGCCGCCCGTGTCGTGAGCGTATACCTTGCCGAGATTGGAAATGTATAACGAGTGGGTCCCAACCAGCGATCGATCACTAAAGGAAAAACCTCCATAGCGCTGATATATGCTGTATTCCCCGATACCAAATCTTCTTTTTACCGCTTCTACAATCATCTGTTCTCCAGCACTCCAGCGACAATTTAGGTAAAACAATTTTACACCGGCAGCGCGACATTGCAAATACATTTGCTCCGCGTATGCGGAAAACTCCCCGCAGGCAGCAGGTTTTGGATTTCACCCGGCTGCCTTGCGGGGAGCATTGCAGCAGATGTTCAGTTGCTGAGGGTCAGCCCCTTGCTTCCCCCTCTTTTCGGGGCATCACGACCGCTTCAGTAAATGAGTTGCCTGTTCTACGACATGATCAACGGTAAATCCATATTCCTTCATGAGGTGTTCTCCAGGAGCGGAAGCGCCGAAAGTGGTAATGCCGATGATCGTACCCTGATCGCCAGTATAACGCTCCCAGCCAAGCGGGGAAGCCATTTCAATCGCTATGCGCGCTTTCACTTCAGGCGGCAGTACCGAATTCTTGTATTCCGCGGTTTGCTGCTCAAACAACTCCCAACTTGGCATGCTCACGACGCGCGCCGGAATCCCTTTTTCTTCCAGGTGCTTTTGCGCGTTCACAGCGAGGCTCACTTCGGAACCGGAGGCAATCAAGATGACTTGCGGTGTTCCTCCATTGAACGAGTCAGAAAGGACATAAGCTCCTTTGACCAGTCCTTCGCGCGCCTTTGCCGCGGTACCTTCCAAAACGGGAAGCTTCTGGCGAGTGAGCACCAAGGCAACAGGGGCTTCTGTCTGCCTGAGCGCAAAGCGATACGCTGCCATGGTTTCATTCGCATCTGCCGGACGAAGCACAATCAACCCCGGCATTGCCCGCAGGGAAGGAAGCTGCTCAATCGGTTCGTGTGTGGGACCGTCTTCCCCGACAGCAATACTATCGTGTGTGAACACATAAAGAACCGGCTGCTTCATCAACGCGGCTAGTCGGATCGCAGGTCGCAGATAGTCGGAAAAGACAAAGAATGTGCCGCCATATGGACGTATGCCCCCGTGCAGGGAAAGACCGTTCAACGCCGCTCCCATTGCGTGTTCCCGAACACCAAACCAGACGTTCCTTCCCGCATAGTTCTCTTTATGAAACACGTCAAATCCTTTTAACACCGTGTTATTGGAAGAGGCCAAATCCGCAGATCCTCCAAATAGGGCAGGAAGGTTCTTAGCGATGGCGTTTAACGCTATCCCCGAGGATTCGCGGGTCGACATATGGGGGGCGTCAGCCGCAAAGACCGGCAGATCCCTGTCCCAATCCTCCGGCAGCTCGCCCTTCATGGCTAACTCAAGCTGTTCAGCAAGTTGGGGATAGGCTTGCTTATAGTTTTCGAAGCGTTCGTTCCATTCCGCCTCCATCTTCTCCCCATTTGCTTTGACTTGCGCAAAGTGATCCTTCACTTCCTCCGGAATCTGAAACGGCTCATAAGTCCAGCCATAATTTTGCTTGGTCAAAACCGTTTCATCCCGGCCCAGCGGCGAACCGTGAGCAGCAGCTGTGCCCGACTTGTGCGGACTGCCGTAGCCAATGATCGTTTTGATCTCGATTAAGCTTGGCCGCTTACGGTCGCTTTGCGCTTGCTTGATCGCACGGCCGATCGCTGCGGTATCATTGCCGTCTTCCACGCGGATGTATTGCCAGCCGTATGCTTCGAACCGCTTCGCCACATTTTCGGAAAATGCGAAGCTCAATTCACCGTCCAGGGAAATGTCATTGGAATCGTACAGGACGATCAACTTGCCCAATCCCAAGTGGCCCGCCAAAGAAGCCGCTTCCGCCGCCACACCCTCCATCAGGTCACCGTCACCACAAATGGCATACGTAAAGTGATTAATCACTTCATAACCTTCCCTATTATATGTCGCCGCCAAATGCGCTTCCGCCATTGCCATCCCCACAGCCATGGAAATCCCTTGCCCCAACGGACCTGTCGTCGCTTCCACGCCAACCGTGTGGCCGTACTCAGGATGGCCCGGCGTTTTGCTGCCCCACTGGCGGAATTTTTTCAACTCTTCCAGGGGAAGGTCGTAGCCGGATAAGTGCAGCAAGCTGTACAGCAAAGCGGAACCATGTCCGGCAGATAGGATAAACCGATCCCTGTCAAACCACTGCGGATTCTTTGGATTGTGTTTCATATGCTTAACCCATAACTCGTAGGCCATCGGTGCCGCCCCCATCGGCATCCCGGGATGACCTGAATGTGCGCTTTCCACCATATCAATGGAAAGACAACGGAGCGCGTTGATGGCCAACTGTTCAATGGACGGTACTGACATTACGCTGTTATTCCCCCTACTGTTGGCTTTTTCATGCGGGAACGTTTACCCAATCGATTAAGAATTGTTCGATCCCTTTATCCGTTAAGGGATGTTTCCAGAGACTGGGCAGCAAGGCCCCAGGTATCGTGGCAATATCGGCGCCTGCAATTGCCGCCTGTTCGACATGTTGAATGCTGCGGACGCTGGCAACAATGATCTCCGTGCTAAAGTTATAGTTGTGTAACATGCTTTTCAGGTTTCGGATCAAGTCCATTCCATTGGCACCGATATCGTCTAATCTGCCGACAAACGGACTAATGTAAGTTGCTCCCGCCTTCGCTGCCATCAATCCTTGAACAGCGGTAAAAATCAGCGTAACATTCGTTTTGATTCCTTCCTGGCTGAGACGGTGGGTCGCTTCCAACCCGTTTTCCGTCATGGGCAGTTTTATGACCACATTCTCTGCCCAACTGGCTATCTCATAGGCTTCCTTTAGCATTTCATCGACGGTTAAGCCAACGACCTCCGCACTCACCGGCCCTTTTACGATCTTGCAGATTTCTTGGATCAATTCTTTAAATGGACGCCCCTCTTTGGCGATGATGGAGGGATTCGTCGTCACACCATCTACCAATCCTAACCGAACGATTCGTTCAATCTGGGCAAGATTTGCGGTATCGAGAAAAAATTTCATGATGGACTCCCTCCAATTACTGGGAAGTTACGGAATTAATATAGTTGGAAAAGCCTTTAAAAAAGAGTGCCGCGACCGTAGCCCCCGGATCCTGGTGCCCAATCGAGCGTTCCAGATAGCGAGCCGCTCGACCGTGTCTGGATTGCATCTCAATCGTGCGCTTTGCACCGTCTTCCGCCGCTTCATATGCCTGATTAATGGCTTCCTTCAACGATTTTCCTGCTTTGTTTGCCGCTTCGATGGCATCCATCGCGGGAACAAACGCATCCAAAATCGTTTTGTCGCCAACTTTGGCTTTCCCGCGTTCCTCTAAAGCTTGAACCATCGCCTTGACAACGGTGTGCAAATCTTCAACCGTTAATTCCGTCTTTCCTTGCGAAACCTTGCCTCCGCGAATGAGGGCAGAGGCCATCAAGGTGCCCATCGTGGAAGCTACCGTTTCTCCCATCACAATCGCGCTTCTCATCAACACCACGCCGATATTCTCATCGGGAATATTGGGCAAGTTCTCGATGATGGCGCGAAAGCCTTTCGACATCGTCAATCCAATATCGCCGTCTCCTAGCGCTCCATCAAGCTTGCACAGATAATCCTTGTTTTCATCCATAATCCGGCTGATCTCATTCAAAATATTTTTTACATCATGTAAATTAAGCGTTTCCTTCACTCTTTTCCTCCTCCTTGTTGTCAACTGTTGACAGCGAATGTTCCTTAATTCTGGGTACGGAAGGGAGTGCTGAACGGAGCGTCAAGCAGCTCGCGCAGTTCATCGTCAAGCCGCAAAATGGAAACGGAAAGGCCGGCCATTTCCAGAGAAGTCGCAAACTCTCCGATATAACGGTTATAAATGTGGATTCCTTTCGCCTCGAGCAGTTGATGAACCGAGCGATAGACAATATACAACTCTTCCAGCGGCGTTGCCCCTAAACCATTAATCAGGACCGAAACATCCTGTCCTTTTTCGATCGGCAAATCATTCAGTATCGCGGTTACCAACGTGTTCGCTACTTCATCAGCCGATTTAATCTTTCCGCGCTGGATCCCCGGTTCCCCGTGGATACCCATCCCGATTTCCATCTCATCTTCGCCAATTTCAAACGTCGGCCGCCCAACCGCCGGCAAGATGCAAGGCGTAAGCGCAACCCCCATAGTCCGCACGTTCGCGTTCGCTTTTTCCGCAATTCGTTTTACCTCATCCAGGCTTGCGCCTTGCTCTGCTTTTGCGGCCGCTAACTTATACAAGTAAAACATCCCCGCCACTCCGCGTCGCTGCTGCTCACGTCCTTTCGGCATCGAAGCCACGTCGTCAGTGGCCACCACCGTCTCGACGCGAATTCCTTCCAGATCGGCCAACTCAGCGGCCATATCAAAATTCATGACATCCCCGCCGTAATTCCCATAGAGGTATAACACTCCTTCCCCTCCATGAATCGCACGAGTAACGTCCAGCATTTGCTGGGAACTTGGGGAAGCAAAAATATCGCCTACCGCAACGCCGTCCAGCAGTCCTTTTCCGACATAACCGAGAAACAAGGGAAGATGTCCGGAGCCGCCGCCTGTAGCGATGGCTACTTTTCCTTTAACAGGGGCATCCTTTCTCACCAGGGCACGGTTATCGCTCCTGACGCTCTTCAATTGATCCGAATGCGCCAGCAGCAACCCTTCCAACATATCGTCCACGACTTTTTCCGGATCGTTAATAAATTTTTTCATCACATGATTCTTTTGGCTCATAAATCATAACCTCCTTAAATTTCAGTTGTTTTATAGGAATGAAGAGACAAGGATTAATTGGCTTTTTTATTGCTCAAGGAATCGATCAGCGCAGCAAGAATAATCACAATCCCCATAATTAACCCTTGATAGTGGGAAGAAATATTCATCAGATTCATGCCTGTATTCAACACATTGATCAGCAGCACCCCGATCAAGGTGCCGAAAACGGTCCCCTTTCCACCCGACAAACTGGTCCCGCCGATCACCACAGCGGCAATTGCCATCAACTCCAGGTTCGTTCCGGCCAGCGGCGTACCGGAACCAAGTCTTGCTGTCATCATGAGACCGCCCAAACCGGCCAGGGTGCCGGCAATAATGTAAACCATCATTTCGATTCGCTTTACGTTAATACCGGAAAGTTCAGCCGCTTTCTTATTGCTTCCAATCGCGTACACATGGCGGCCAAACACGGTGTTGGACAAGATGTAGTGAGCGATGAAAAACATGACGATGGTAATGAGAATCATCACGGGAATCCCCGCTATTTCCCCGATGCGCAGAAATTGCAGGAACGGGTCTTCATATACCGAGATCGTTTGGGCATCAGAGTATACCAAGGTGATAGAACGGGCCGCAGACATCATGCCCAGCGTGACGATGAACGGGGCAATATTGAATTTCGTGATAAAAAACCCATTGATTGCACCGCTTAGCATTCCGATCAACAGGCCCACCAAGATCGCCACAAAGATGGGCATGCCAGACGAAATCATCCCCGCGATGAACATTCCGGAGACCGCCACGACAGATCCGACGCCCAAGTCAATGCCCGCTGTGATAATCACAAAGGTCATGCCGATGGCGACGATGCCCATAATGGAACTTTGCAAAAAAATATTCATAATGTTGTCGAGCCTGAGAAATTGTTCGGATGAAACGGAGAAAAACAGACAAAGCAGCAGCAGGGCAATTAACACTTTATTATTGCGAATCATGGAGAACACATCTCTTTTGGGTTCCGAGGTTTTGCTCTTCCGGTCAAGCGGGTTTATTCTTTCCACAGAGGATTGCTCAACAGTTACATCCTGTTTATCCATGTTTTACACCCCTTTCGTAGCGCAAAGCATGATTTTCTCCGGCGTTGCTTCCTCTCTTTTAAATTCACCGGTAATTTTCCCGTTGGCCATGACCAGAATCCGGTCACTGATCCCCAGGACTTCCGGCAGTTCCGACGAAATCATGATAATGGAGGTGCCTTGATCGGCCAGTTCCTGGATCATATGGTAGATTTCCGATTTGGCCCCGATATCGATCCCGCGCGTCGGTTCATCCAGGATGAGAATGCTTGGGTTTGACTCCAACCATTTTGCAAGAATGACTTTCTGTTGATTTCCCCCGCTCAGATTGGCGATCACCACATCGCTATGAGGCGTTTTAATGCGGAGCTGCGCAATATATTTGTCCGCGATTTCGCTTTCGCGTTTAAAATTAATTTTTTGCAGGAAACCGGCAATATTTTTCAACGTCGCCAGGGTGACGTTATGCGCGACCGTGAAATTGCCGATCATCCCATGTTGTCTGCGGTCTTCCGGGACAAAGGCCAGTCCTTTGGCAATGGCATCGCGAGTCGATCTGATGTTGGCTTGTTGGCCGTTTACCCATAATTCCCCAGCCTCGACAGGTTCTACGCCAAAAATAGATTCCATCAGCTCCGTTCGCCCCGAGCCCATCAGCCCCGAAAATCCCAGAATCTCCCCTTTGTATAAGGTGAACGAGATGTTTTCAAAAAATCCCTTCCGCGTATAGCCGCGCACTTCCATTACGACTTCTTGGCCGGGCTGTCCCTTTCTCTTCGGGTAGATCTGTGTCATTTCGCGTCCGGCTAGCATTTTGACAATCTGCTCGGGTTTCAGTTCTTTCGACCATCCGCCACCGGCATTGCAGCCATCGCGGAGGACAACAACCCGGTCGCAGATCTCGTAAATTTCTTCCATACGATGAGAGATGTAGATGATTGCGATTCCTTTCGCCTTCAGCGAGCGGATAATCTCAAACAGTTTGGCTGTTTCTTGTTCCGTAATCGCTGACGTCGGTTCATCCATAATGATCACTTTCGCTTGAAACGATAATGCTTTCGCGATTTCAACCATCTGTTGCGCCCCAACGGTCAACTCGCCGACAAGCGTCTTGGGATTGATGTCGAAGCCAAGTTCATCCAGCAGCCGCTGCGTATCCCGAAAAAGCCGTTTTTTATCTAAAGAAACGCCTTTTTTCGGAAGAGATTGGATAAAAATATTTTCCGCTACCGTCAAATGAGGCAGCAGATTCAGTTCCTGGTGGATCATGCTGATCCCCGCTTTTTGCGAGTCCTTGGGCCCGCGCAAAACGATTTTCTGCCCGCCCAGCCAGATCTCACCGGCATCCGGTGTATAAATACCGCTTAATATCTTCATTAAAGTCGATTTTCCCGCACCATTTTCCCCGAGAAGGCCGACAACCTCGCCTTCATCGATATGAAAGTGCACGTTGTCCAAGGCCTTTACGCCGGGAAATGACTTGGAGATCCCCGTCATCTGCAATAACGCTGTGGTCCGAGCCATCATAGATCCCCCCTACCTTTGTTATAGAAGGGTACGGTTTGAGCTGTTCGTACCCTTCTATAACGATCCTTCCCTTCAGCCGATTAATTGGTCTTCAGTTCGGTAGCCCACAATTTTTCTTTGTCTACATTTTCTTTCGTTACAAGGAAATTGCGGGTATACGTATGCTCTTCCACCGGCTTCTTATCGACGAGAGCTTGCTTGATATAATCGACTGCCAACTCACCCATTTCAATCGGAACTTGCGAGATGGTCGCATCGATACGACCGTCTTTAATCGCTTGGATCGCCTGCCGGGTGCCGTCGATGCCGATGATGATGATATGCTCTTTATCGCCGATCGGCTTGAATCGGCCGGCCTGATCGATCGCGTTTGCAGCACCCACCGTATTGTCGTCGTTATGACCAAATACCGCGTCAATTTGCGGATTGGCTTGCAGAATATTCGTCATAACATTCAGAGCTTTTTCTTGGTTAAAGTCAGCCGCTTGCCGCGCAATAATTTTGATGTTCGGATATTTTTCCTTCATCTGCTCGTTGAATCCTTTGCCGCGGTCACGCGCTGCCGTTGATCCTAACAGGCCTTCCAGTTCCACGACATTCCCCTTGTACTCGCCGTATCTCTCTTTCAATTTTTCTGCGATAAAGTCTGCAGCTTTGCGTCCCATTTCCACGTTGTCGGTTTCAATGAAAGACAGCAATTTGCCGGCTGAAGCGCCGCGGTCGAGGGCAATGACTGGTATATTTGCCTGATTTGCTTTTTCAATGGCTGGCACAATCGCATCGACATCTTGAGGATTCACAATAATCGCGTCAACGCCTTTTTGAATCAAATCCTCAATGTCTGCCACTTGTTTTGCCGCGTCGCCGTTCGCATTTGTATTAATCAGTTCAAATCCG contains:
- the tkt gene encoding transketolase, with the protein product MSVPSIEQLAINALRCLSIDMVESAHSGHPGMPMGAAPMAYELWVKHMKHNPKNPQWFDRDRFILSAGHGSALLYSLLHLSGYDLPLEELKKFRQWGSKTPGHPEYGHTVGVEATTGPLGQGISMAVGMAMAEAHLAATYNREGYEVINHFTYAICGDGDLMEGVAAEAASLAGHLGLGKLIVLYDSNDISLDGELSFAFSENVAKRFEAYGWQYIRVEDGNDTAAIGRAIKQAQSDRKRPSLIEIKTIIGYGSPHKSGTAAAHGSPLGRDETVLTKQNYGWTYEPFQIPEEVKDHFAQVKANGEKMEAEWNERFENYKQAYPQLAEQLELAMKGELPEDWDRDLPVFAADAPHMSTRESSGIALNAIAKNLPALFGGSADLASSNNTVLKGFDVFHKENYAGRNVWFGVREHAMGAALNGLSLHGGIRPYGGTFFVFSDYLRPAIRLAALMKQPVLYVFTHDSIAVGEDGPTHEPIEQLPSLRAMPGLIVLRPADANETMAAYRFALRQTEAPVALVLTRQKLPVLEGTAAKAREGLVKGAYVLSDSFNGGTPQVILIASGSEVSLAVNAQKHLEEKGIPARVVSMPSWELFEQQTAEYKNSVLPPEVKARIAIEMASPLGWERYTGDQGTIIGITTFGASAPGEHLMKEYGFTVDHVVEQATHLLKRS
- the fsa gene encoding fructose-6-phosphate aldolase produces the protein MKFFLDTANLAQIERIVRLGLVDGVTTNPSIIAKEGRPFKELIQEICKIVKGPVSAEVVGLTVDEMLKEAYEIASWAENVVIKLPMTENGLEATHRLSQEGIKTNVTLIFTAVQGLMAAKAGATYISPFVGRLDDIGANGMDLIRNLKSMLHNYNFSTEIIVASVRSIQHVEQAAIAGADIATIPGALLPSLWKHPLTDKGIEQFLIDWVNVPA
- the dhaL gene encoding dihydroxyacetone kinase subunit DhaL, producing the protein MKETLNLHDVKNILNEISRIMDENKDYLCKLDGALGDGDIGLTMSKGFRAIIENLPNIPDENIGVVLMRSAIVMGETVASTMGTLMASALIRGGKVSQGKTELTVEDLHTVVKAMVQALEERGKAKVGDKTILDAFVPAMDAIEAANKAGKSLKEAINQAYEAAEDGAKRTIEMQSRHGRAARYLERSIGHQDPGATVAALFFKGFSNYINSVTSQ
- a CDS encoding dihydroxyacetone kinase subunit DhaK; this encodes MSQKNHVMKKFINDPEKVVDDMLEGLLLAHSDQLKSVRSDNRALVRKDAPVKGKVAIATGGGSGHLPLFLGYVGKGLLDGVAVGDIFASPSSQQMLDVTRAIHGGEGVLYLYGNYGGDVMNFDMAAELADLEGIRVETVVATDDVASMPKGREQQRRGVAGMFYLYKLAAAKAEQGASLDEVKRIAEKANANVRTMGVALTPCILPAVGRPTFEIGEDEMEIGMGIHGEPGIQRGKIKSADEVANTLVTAILNDLPIEKGQDVSVLINGLGATPLEELYIVYRSVHQLLEAKGIHIYNRYIGEFATSLEMAGLSVSILRLDDELRELLDAPFSTPFRTQN
- a CDS encoding ABC transporter permease produces the protein MIRNNKVLIALLLLCLFFSVSSEQFLRLDNIMNIFLQSSIMGIVAIGMTFVIITAGIDLGVGSVVAVSGMFIAGMISSGMPIFVAILVGLLIGMLSGAINGFFITKFNIAPFIVTLGMMSAARSITLVYSDAQTISVYEDPFLQFLRIGEIAGIPVMILITIVMFFIAHYILSNTVFGRHVYAIGSNKKAAELSGINVKRIEMMVYIIAGTLAGLGGLMMTARLGSGTPLAGTNLELMAIAAVVIGGTSLSGGKGTVFGTLIGVLLINVLNTGMNLMNISSHYQGLIMGIVIILAALIDSLSNKKAN
- a CDS encoding sugar ABC transporter ATP-binding protein, producing the protein MARTTALLQMTGISKSFPGVKALDNVHFHIDEGEVVGLLGENGAGKSTLMKILSGIYTPDAGEIWLGGQKIVLRGPKDSQKAGISMIHQELNLLPHLTVAENIFIQSLPKKGVSLDKKRLFRDTQRLLDELGFDINPKTLVGELTVGAQQMVEIAKALSFQAKVIIMDEPTSAITEQETAKLFEIIRSLKAKGIAIIYISHRMEEIYEICDRVVVLRDGCNAGGGWSKELKPEQIVKMLAGREMTQIYPKRKGQPGQEVVMEVRGYTRKGFFENISFTLYKGEILGFSGLMGSGRTELMESIFGVEPVEAGELWVNGQQANIRSTRDAIAKGLAFVPEDRRQHGMIGNFTVAHNVTLATLKNIAGFLQKINFKRESEIADKYIAQLRIKTPHSDVVIANLSGGNQQKVILAKWLESNPSILILDEPTRGIDIGAKSEIYHMIQELADQGTSIIMISSELPEVLGISDRILVMANGKITGEFKREEATPEKIMLCATKGV
- a CDS encoding sugar ABC transporter substrate-binding protein, which codes for MKKIIRSLLALTLMGTLVACGANQGQETNSASNSNPAASTSGETGSGKLKIGMSNSILSIDFFVALKQGVEQGAAKHGFELINTNANGDAAKQVADIEDLIQKGVDAIIVNPQDVDAIVPAIEKANQANIPVIALDRGASAGKLLSFIETDNVEMGRKAADFIAEKLKERYGEYKGNVVELEGLLGSTAARDRGKGFNEQMKEKYPNIKIIARQAADFNQEKALNVMTNILQANPQIDAVFGHNDDNTVGAANAIDQAGRFKPIGDKEHIIIIGIDGTRQAIQAIKDGRIDATISQVPIEMGELAVDYIKQALVDKKPVEEHTYTRNFLVTKENVDKEKLWATELKTN